The following DNA comes from Nitrogeniibacter aestuarii.
CGAGAGGGCGCCATCACTGCGTTCACCTATCGCTTTGCCATCAACCTGAGCGAAGGTGAAATCGATGTGGAGGTGGCGGGCGATACCTTGGTGGTCGTCCGCAAACAGATCGTCGATCAGCCGTCCTGAGTCGAGCGCGACGGCGGGCGCCAGCGACATTGCGTCGCCAGCGCCCGGTCAGTGGGGCCGCTGTCTTTGTGGCGGGTTTGCCTCAGCGCCAGCCCAGCACCAGACTCAGCACCAGGCTCATCACCACCGTCAGGCCGATCCACGCAGCAACGCCGGCGAAGGTGATCCGATTGCTGATGTGGTGTGCGGCATCCGCGTCGTCAACATGCAGCAAGGTGCGCACGCCGTGGCGAATGAGCGCGGCGGTGCCGAGCCATGCAATGGCCAGCATCAGCACGTTGAAGGTCATGCTCGGCACGAACAGCATCAGCGAGGTCAGCCACAGGGGCACCGGTGCGATGGCGGCCAAGCTGAAGCTCTGTGCATACGTGGGCTGGGTGTCCGAGCTCTCGGCGATCTGCCGGATCACGTCGGCCATCAAGAACACCATGGCCAGCTCGACCGCGAAGAAAATCCCGCCGACGATCAGGGCTTC
Coding sequences within:
- a CDS encoding Yip1 family protein — its product is MSLADLPHMLISESRGWQYIDRKHPSVIRMLLAVAAPLSLLPPLMYLYASTTAPGAVFPALAPALGMGEALIVGGIFFAVELAMVFLMADVIRQIAESSDTQPTYAQSFSLAAIAPVPLWLTSLMLFVPSMTFNVLMLAIAWLGTAALIRHGVRTLLHVDDADAAHHISNRITFAGVAAWIGLTVVMSLVLSLVLGWR